GAGGTCGGCCTCGCCTTGGCCGGTCGCGCCGGTGCCCGGCTGGCCGACGTCTTCGGCGCGAAGGTCAGCCGGAATACGGTCCTGCGGCTGGTCGATGCCCTCCCGGAACCCCCGCCGCAGGTCCCGCGTGTGGTCGGCGTCGACGAGTACGCGATGCGCAAGGGCTGTATCTACGGGACCGTTTTGGTCGACGTCGAGACTCGCAGGCCGGTGGACCTCCTGCCGGATCGCGAGGCAGGCACTGTTGCGGCCTGGCTGGCCGAGCGCCCGGGGATCGAGGTCGTCTGCCGTGACCGTGCCCCGTTCTTCGCCGAGGGCGCCAGGACCGGGGCGCCCACGGCGGTCCAGGTCGCAGACCGGCTCCACCTCTGGCGCAACCTCGGCGAAGCGGCCGAGCGGTGCGTCTCCCGCCACCGCTCGTGCCTCCGCGCGACCTTCAGCGCATCGGAACCGGAGCTGGCTGCGGCCCCGGCCGAGAGCGGGTCGCCGTGGCCCACCGGGCACCGGTTCGCCGACCGCACCCGCGCCAAGCACGCCACCGTCCACGCGCTGCTGGCTGCCGGCCACAGCAGACGCTCCATCCAGCGCCAGCTCGGCATGACCTACGGCACCGTCCAACGGCTGGCCGACGCCGCACGGCCGGAAGACCTGTTCCACGGGCAGTGGCAGAACCGCAGGACCAAACTCGACGACTTCAAGACCCACCTGCACGACCGGTGGGCCGAAGGCTGCACCAACGCCTGGACCCTCTGGGAAGAGATCAAGGAACACGGCTACACCGGCGGCTACGGAGCCGTCCGCGCCTACCTCCAGCCGTTCCGCACATCCCCGACAGCACCGGCCGCCCGTCCGCCATCCCCGCGCACGGTCACCGGCTGGATCCTGACCCACCCCGACACCCTGCCGGAGGGCGAACGCCTGAAGCTCAAGTCCGTCGTCGCCGGCTGCCCTGAGCTGGATGCCCTCGCCGGGCACGTCCGCACCTTCGGGCAGATGCTCACCCAGCTCCAGGGTGACCAGCTCCCACAGTGGATCAAAGCGGTTCGCGCCGACGACCTACCCAGCCTTCACGCTTTCGTCAACGGCCTCGAACGCGATCTCGCCGCCGTCACCGCCGGCCTCACACTGCCGTGGAGCTCCGGCGTCGTTGAAGGCCACGTCAACCGGATCATTCTGTGGAATCAGCTCTGTCAAGCAGCGGACGTCATCCGGTGGCTGACAGGGTCTGCTGTGTGGCCGCCGCTCGAACAACGGCCTCTTCAACCTGGTGTCGACCGGCTTCACCTCGACTCCAGATGAATACGCGCCAACGACGTGGCGCGTCGCTGCTCCAGTTCCGGAACTCTTCGACCGCGACGTTGTCGGAGAGCCGCCATCGGATGGTGCTGCCTGATGCTTCGGGAATGTCGGTGAGGCCGTCGAGCTGTTCGGCGAGTGCGAAGCTGTCGACCTCTGCGGTGGTGCGGTCCCAGGTCGAGACGGCGTCGGCGAGGGCATGGGATTCGATGAGTGCCGGGATGGACGGGGCGATTTCGAGGAACGTGCCGCCTCCATCGTCCACCCCGACTCGTCCGTCCGTATGCACTAGGTAGCGCACTGGAGAGGAGACACGTTCCCCGAACCAATCGAAGTACCAGCCATCGGCGGAGCCGGACCACATGCCCTGGCCCAGGTCGTAGTGCCAGTCACGAAGCACCTCGCGGCGTTCGCCCTCGACGGTGTAGCTGCTTCGCACCTGGTAGCGCAGTCCGCCGTACTTCTGCTCGAATCCCTCCCGGCGGATCACGAGCATCATGGGTGTGGGAACCAACTGGCCGAAGCAGTCCCGGACCCGCAGGAACTCGGTGGAGAGCCGGGGTTCCGACGGATCATCGCGCCAGCCGGTTCGTTCAAGCAGACTCTTTGCACGAGAGGAAAGACCGGTGAGGTCATCCAGGATGTGCATCCTGCACTTCTTTTCCCAAGACAGGGGCATGGATTCGTAGGACCGCACGATACTCGGTCGAGGTGACTCGGTGCAGTTCGAACCACAGTGGCCGTGACCGTCGTGGGTTCAGCATTGACCTCCCGGACCGCACTCTCGGGGACGGGCGGTCACGTTGACGACCGGCAGCAGTGTCGCGGTAGCTGGGACGCCGATCTGACGTGGCGTAGGCCCTGCTGGCGTGGGGGCATTGGCAAGCCGTTCCAGTAGCTGGTCCAGAGCGGCCTGGCCGTCGTCGACGGCGGCTCGTTCGTCGTCGGTGAGTGGGATGGCCACGAGCATCTTCTGCAGGTTCTCCTTTGCCTCCAGCAACTGGCCCTTGCTGGAGGCCTTCGGCGTGTAGAAGTCGCAGCGCGCGCAGGCCATTCGGTGCTGGCATTGCTCGAAGAATGTGTAGCTGCAGTAGCCGTGTCCGAGGTCGTAGTGCTGCCAGGGTTCGCCGGCCGCGGCGGCGCCGGAGGCCACGGCGTCGCGGTCGACCAGGACCTCAATGGTGCGCACGTTGCGCTCGAAGTAGCCGGCTTCGGAGTAGGCCTTGGACAGGGTGTTCGGTGTGATCTTCGCGTAGTACTGGGTGGATTGCGGGGAACGGCGCCCGAGCCAGGCCTGCAGCTCGAACAGGGTCATCGGTTCCTTGGCGTTGTAGAGCTGGCTGGCGATGGTGGACCGGGCGCGGTGGCTGGTGATATTGCCGCGGACGTCAGCGGCCGGGACTCCGGCCTTGCGGCAGAGCATCGGGATGATCGTGTCGTTGATGTAGCTGGTGGAGACGCGGCGGGCCCGGACGGCGAACAGCGGGTCGACCAGCTCGCCGGTGCGGCGGTCGGTGAATTTCGGCTGGTCGGGGCGCGCAGCCTGTCAGGCGTCGACGGCCTGGCCGAGGATCGGGTCGACCGGCTTGGTGAAGGCGGTGCCGGTCTTGTGGGTGGGGACGTCGAGCAGGCAGACCGCGTCGCGGGCCAGGACCTGCTGCGAGTCGCCGTCGATGGGTGTCCCGTCGTGCTGCCAGCGGATGCAGCCCACCTTCAGCCGGGCGATCTCGTTGCTGCGTTGTCCGGAGAACAGCCAGGTCAGCGTGACCGCGCGGACCAGTTCGAAAGGGTAGAAGTGCCCGGAGCGGGCCTGGGGGAGGTCGGCGGGTTCCAGGTTCAGGCCCGCCCACAGCAGCTTCGCCCAGACCTCGTCGGCGATCACCCTGGGGTCGGGTCCGAGGAGGGCGGTGATGCTGCGGGGAATCGCCAACGCGCGAACGGGATCGAAGCGGCGGGGCAGCAACTCCCATTCCTGGCAGTCCCGGAAGAACGTCCGTAGCGCGGTGATCTGCCCGGCTTTGCTGGGCGCTTCCAGCGGCTTGCCGAGACGGTCGCCCAGCCCGATCGTGCGCTGGACGTAGTCGCCGACCTTCATTCGGTCCAGCGCGGCGATCCACGAAGCGCAGGTCTGCCGGGTCCAGTCGGCCGGATCGGCGGCGTCGGGCTGTTCGGCGGCGATCCACCGGCCGACCTTGAGCAGGTTGGAGCGGACGCTGCCGCGAACGCGCGGGCTCAGCGTCGAGGTGGTGTGCCAGCGGTCGGCCCACTGTTCCCAGATCGGCGCGCCGCCGCTGGCCCGGGCCGAGTGGCGGCCGGTGCCGGGACGCGGAGGATCACAGAATCCGAGCTCGGCGACCGCCCGCTGCATCGCGTGCAGGGTGTTCAGCCGACTGCCTTCCAGCAGCCCGTCGCGGCGGACCCGGTCGAACAGTGTGGTGTCCAGATCCTCAAGATGCGGGCTGCGGTTGAGCAGGAACAGCTGGCAGGCCACCATCGGCAGCAGGGTGTCCTCGTCCCGGCCGAGCCGGTAGCCCCAGGCGCCCAGGACCGTACGAAGTCGTGCGACCTCGCCGTTGACGTGGTCGCGTCCGAAGATGCGCCAGGCCAGGGTGAGCCGCTGGAAGCTGCCGAGCCGGTGGAACTCGTTGAAGCCGCCGAGCAGGTAGGCGTGCGCCGCGAGGTAGGGGCGGACCTCGTCGCCCGCCCAGGCGGGCGCGTGCCGGCGGAACTCGGCCTGAGTGCGGCCGAGCAGGTGGAACCATTCCTCCTCGGTCCAGCCCCAGAAGGTCCTGCCGGTCTCCGCGCACCGCGTCAGCAGCACCGCGACCACGTCGAGCATGGCCCGTCGGCGGTGCGGGGTGGGCGGGGAGTCCAGTGCGGCGTTGACCGCCTCCAGCGGACCCAGCAGTCGCGCGATCACGCGCCAGCCCGGCGCGGACGGGTCGTGGTACTACAGTCGCCGCAGATTGCGTATGCCCAGGTCGGCCACGGCCCTGGCCTCGGCGGGTCGCACCGCCACCGCGGCGGTGTCGCGGGGCGGGGAGATCGGCGAGGACCAGCGTCCGGCCCCGTCCTCGGCGGCGATGGCCGGCAGTGGTGCGGTCACCGCGACACCTCCGCCGTCGTGCCGTCCGCGGAGGTGAGCATCTGTATTCGCCAGGCATGGATGTGCTCCATGCCGCGGGCCAGCTTGTCGGCGAGGTCCCGGCCGGACAGGTGTACGTACTGAAGAGTGGAATCGGTGTTGCGGTGGCCGGCGAAGGTCGCGATCGCGTGCAACTCCCAACCCATCCGGGCCAGATCGGTCAGACACAGGTGCCGGGTTGTGTGGGTCGAGAACCGCGGGACACCGGCTGCCAGGGCGATCCGGCGGACCACCTTCGACCAGGTCCACAGGGTCAGCGGCTGTCCGTGGTTGCGCCGGAACGCCGACAGGAACAGCGGCCCCCTGGCCCGGCTGACCGTGGCCCGGTGGGCGAGGTAGGCCGACATCAGCACGCCGGTCGACGCCGAGTACGGCACCACCCGCTCCAGGCGGTTCTTCGTCGTCTCCGCCCGCACCCTCAGCGTCCGGTGGGCCGGATCGAGGTCGTCGGTCCGCAGCGAGCACAGCTCCTCCCGCCGCAGCGCGGAATCGTAGGCCAGGGCCAGCATCACCCGGTTGCGGACCGGCTCCTCCCGCGCGACCTGCAGGATCCCCAGCCACTGCTGTTCGCTCGGGATCCACGGCAGCTTCGTCAGCCGCGGCACCAGCCCGCGCTGTTGCCCGCCCCGCTGGCGGCCAGGGGTGTAGCGGCCGCGGCCCACCGGGTTCGACTCGCGCAGACCCTCCTCCATGAGGAAGTCGTAGAACAGGCGGACCGGCACCAGGCGCTGCTGGATCGTGGCGTTGGCCAGCCCGGCCCCAGAGTCGATCGCCACCACGTTTGCACCCCGACGGTGCGGCCGTGACGTCAACTCCCTCACGTAGACGGCGATGTGGGCGCAGTTCGCGGTGACCGGGTCGACGTTCTCCCGTTCGCACATCAGCAGGTACTCGGCCAGCCCGCGGGCGTAGGCGTCGATCGTCCTCGGCGCCCGACCGAGATCAGTCCAGGTCTGCAGCCACACTGCTGCCTGCTCGTGCCGGCCCAGCACCGGCCACTTCTCCGTCAGCACCGTCGTGCCGCTCAAGCCATCTCCCAAGTTCGTGGTTGCACCGAGGAGACATGATCACCCCGGACAGATTCCACGTAACTTTTAAAATGATCAAGCGTCAGATGTACGGCCGCGCCGGCTTCGACCTGCTGCGGAAGCGAGTCCTGCTCGCCTGACTGCAGCTCTGTCGGTCGGGTCGTTCAGCTGAGCGCGAGCGGCGCGGGATCCAGGGCCAGCTTGCTCCGGCATGAGTCGACAGCTCGCGTGACCCATGCGGCGACGGCGTCGCGATCTGGCGCGATCGCGTGAAGCTCACGTGCCTTCTCCTGGGCTTCGACCATCCACGGGGCCAGCGGGTCTTCCCGGAGGACGCGCTCGAAGTGATCGCGGGCCGCGTCCGGATTACCGATCAGGGCAGCTGCGATTCCGGCGTCGAAGCTGTCCCAGAGGAATCCCCGCCGCACAGGCCTGGACATCAAGTACCGGGCGGCGCCTGGCAGAGCCAGGAACTTCTCCCTCAGCGCCACCACGCTCGCAGCCGCCTGCCGGCTGAGGTCGAGCGCCACCCGCGTGAACTGGTCCTCTGTGCGAAACAGTTCGGAGCCGACCCGGACTCCTTCCACGTGGAAGGCCAGGTGGTCCACGTCGTGCCACAGCCACATCGCACCGACGTACAGACCGCTGCCGGCAGTCCGCGGCGGGGTGAACTCCACGACCCCGAGCCACCATCCGTGATCATCAATCCACAGCCGCGACCGCCCTTGCTGGTTCAGGCCGAGCGGCTTCAGGGACTCCCGCGCCGCCGAGGTGATGATCCGGAGGGCCGAACTGCGATCTGCCATGACCGGCATTATTGATCGTCTTACCGACACCTCCATCAGCACCGAGCGTCACCGTCCCACAAAAGTTGGACCAGAGCCCGTTTTCACCTATGCAGCCAAGGGGGTCATCACCCCCGTGTCGCCGTCCTGGGCGCACGAGAACGCGGCCGAGGTGGTGCGCCGGCAGCCGACCCCGCGGCTGGAGGAACTCGGCCTGGTCCCCGGCTCCGGCACCCTCGACCTGCCCGGCAGCGCGAACTGGTTCATCCCCGACCTGGCGGTCGTCCCGCTGCTGGTGGTCCGTCAGCAGCGCGAGTGCACCGTCTTCTCCGACCCCGGCCGCCTCGGTTGCGCGGAGGTCGACGGCCCCCACCCCTTCGGCAGCCCCGTCCGCCTCCCCGCCCCGTTCGACCCGGACCCGGACACCGGCCGTTTCCGAAACCGGACCCGCCGCGTCCGGCCCGATGACGGGGGGAGTGGCGGACCCCTCCGGTGGGGAGGGGTACGGTCGAGGCAGACGCACGGGAGGGCAGGGGCATGACGGCGACAGCGGAGACCGGGGCGTTGCGCGTGCCGCGCAGCATCAACGGCATCGAGCAGGCGCTCACGTACGAGGAGCGGGCCCGGTTCTACGGCGAGCTCGGGCCCGTCGAGGACCCGGCGGACCGGGAGGCCGTGATCACCGCGTGGTGGCTGCGGGCCATGTCCGGCGCCTACGGGAGCGATCGGAGCGGGTTCCGGGCGGCGGTCGCGCCGGTGCTCGCCACCGGGCGGGCGCAGCAGGCCGGGGCTGCCGCGTGAGCGGTTGGCGGATATGGCTCCAGGACCAACCCGCGCACACCATGGTCGCGATCTCGAAGGCGGACGACATCCTCTTCGCCCTCGTCACCGCCTCCCTGGTGCTCCTCGACGACCGGGCCGGCAGCCCCGTCGACGAATGGGGCGACCTGCGCAACGTCGTCCTGGCGCCCTCCGTCACCGCCGAGGTCTTCGTCAACCCCGACCAGCGCACCATCGACGTGGTGCGCCTGGTCTGGCTCCCCGGCTTCGACGACTGACCGGCCGGCGAGTCCGGTGGACCCCCGGCCCGGGGGCCGGGGGTGGCGGGTCAGAGGGCGGGGGTCAGGCGGGGGGTGCGGTCCTCGACGGCCTGGGCGGCGTCCAGGACGAGTTCCTCCTCGAAGCGGCCGCCGATCAGCTGGACGCTCATCGGGAGGCCGTCGACCAGGGCGGCGGGGACGGTGGCGGCGGGGAAGCCCAGGATCGGGACGGCCGCCATCGGCCACTGGGCGGCGACCAGGGCGGCGGCGCGTTCGGGGGAGGCGAGGTCCGCGTCCTGTTCGAAGGGCGGCTCGGCGCTGACCGGGGTGAGCAGCAGGCGTTCGCGGCCCAGGAGTTGCTGGAGTTCGGTGATCAGCGCGGCGCGCCGCGACCAGCCGTGGATGTACGTGCCCAGCGCGGGGGCCTCCCCCCACTCGGCGGCCGCGGCGGCGAAGGAGTAGGCCAGCGAGGTGCGCACGCCCGGGTCGCCGACCCGGTCGACCAGCGGCATGGTCGGGCGGAAGTCCTCGTAGATCAGCAGGGACCAGAGCCGGGCCGCCTCGGCGAGCAGCGGGAGGCCGTCCAGTTCCTCGACCCGGTAGCCGGCCTCGGTGAGCTTGCCGACGGCCGCGTCGATCGCCCGTTCCACCGCCGGGTGGTTGGGGACGGTGCCGATCGAGCGCACCACCGCGACCGCCGGGAGGGTGCCGGGCGCGGGGCGCTCCGGCAGGGCGGGGACGCCGACCGGGTCGCGCAGGTCGGGGGTGGTCATCACGCGCAGCGCGAGGCGGGCGTCCGCGACGGTGCGGGCCAGCGGGCCCTCGACCGCGCAGGACTGCACGGTCAGCGGCATCACCAGCTGCTGACGCCCCGCCGGGGTGTCGACGAAGACCGGCGCGGCCCAGTTGGAGACCCGGCCGACCGTCGGGCGGATGCCCACCACGCCGCAGCAGGCGGCCGGGTAGCGGATCGAGCCGCCGATGTCGTTGCCCTGGGCGAGCGGGGTCATCCCGGCGGCCAGGCCCGCCGCCGCGCCGCCGCTGGAGCCGCCGGGAGTGCGGTCGGGGGCCCAGGGGTTGAGGGTCCGGCCGTGCAGGTCGTTGGTGCTGAACCAGCGGTAGGAGAACGCGGGCGCGTTGCTGCGGCCCAGGAAGACCGCGCCCGCGCCGCGCAGCGCCGCCACGCAGGCGGCGTCCTCGGCGGCCGGGGTGCCGGCCAGCGCGGCCACGCCGTGCGAGGAGGCGAAGCCGCGCTGGTCGGTGTTGATCTTCGTGGAGACGGGGACGCCGTGCAGCGGCCCGAGGTCCTCGCCGGCGGCGGTGCGCCGGTCGGCCTCGCGGGCGGCGGCCAGGCTCTCCTCCGGGCGGAGGTCGGCCAGCGCGTTGACGGTCGGGTTGACGGCCTCGACGCGGTCCAGGCAGGACCGCACGAGCTCGGTGGCGGAGAGGGACCGGTCGCGGATCGCGGCGGCGGCCTCGACGGCCGTGAGCTGCCACGGCCGGGTGGAGAGGGAGTGGTTGTCCATGAACGCCTCTACGAGGGCGCGCGCTCCGGCGGAACGCGCGGAGGGGGAGTGCTGACGCACAAGATGTGACGACGTTATGCAACAACGTTTGATGAAGTCAAGGTCCGGGGCCCGCGCCCCCGCATCGGTGCGGGCGCGCCCCACCCCGGCCCGGCGAGCACGCCCCGGCCCGGCGAGCACGCCTCAGGCCCGGCCGGTGAGCAGGCGCACCGCGGTGCGGGCGGCGTTCGCGCCGCGGGGGGCGGGCCAGTGCGCCGGGTCCTCCAGGGTGGAGAGCCAGTAGCCGCGGAAGAGCAGGTGGAGCAGGTCCGCGGCGCCGGGGTCGGTGATGCCGGCCTCGGCGAGCAGCGGGTCGAGGGCGGCCCGGTGGTCGCGGGCGAGTTCGGCGACCAGGACGGCGGCGTCGGAGCCGTCGCCCTCGCTGACGATCTCGGCGAGCAGGCGCCGCATCACCTCGTCGTCGCGCTCGGTGGTGCACATCCACTCGGCCAGGGCCAGCAGGCGGTCCGGGCTGCTGTGCCCGGCGAGCAGGGCCTCGGTCTCCCCGGCCCAGTGGCGCTCCGCGTGGCGCAGGGCGTTGGCGATCAGGGCGGAGCGGGTGGGCAGGTAGTTGGTGATCATCGCGGTGGAGCCGCCGAGTTCCTGCGCCACGGCGCGGATGGTGACGGCCCGGACGCCGCGGGTGCGGGCGACCTCGATGGTGGCGTCGGCGATCCGGGCCAGGCGGTCTTCCTGGTCGACCTCGATCGGCATCGGCGTACTCCTCCGGAAAGTGTTGACCGGGTGGCGGGCAGGTGCAATCTTGTCATACAACAACGTTGCACAACGCCGTTGCATGACGTCGCCGGCGAAGTCCCCCGGCGCGCGTCCGCCCGTTGCGCACCCCCTGCCACGCCCTCCAGGCCGGAGCGACACCCCCATGCCATCCCCCGAACACCCGCCCCTCGCCATCGAGCGGATCGTCCCCGCCCCCGTCCCCTCGCAGGCCCGCCAGCACCTGGTGCGGGTCCGCGACGGCGTCCGCCTCGCCACCGACGTCTACCTGCCGCAGGACGGCGGCCCGCAGTGGCCCACCGTGCTGATCCGGCTGCCGTACGACAAGAACAGCCGCTACGTGTTCACCGACCGGATCGCCGCGCGCCTCACCGCCCGCGGCTACGCCGTCGCCGTGCAGGACGTGCGCGGCAAGTTCCGCTCCGAGGGCGGGACGCTGCCGTTCGTCCACGAGTCCGCCGACGGGTACGACACCATCGAGTGGACCACCCGGCAGGACTGGTCGGACGGCCGGGTCGGGATGTTCGGCGACTCCTACTACGGCTTCACCCAGTGGGCCGCCGTCGCCGCCGGGCACCCCGCGCTGCGGGCCGTCGTCCCGCGGGTCACCACCGCCGACTTCAGCGCGATGTTCCGCCACGGCGGACGCGAACTGCCGCCCCCGCCCTGGCGGGAGGGCGTGACGTACTTCGCCCACCACTGGGTGGGCCGGGACACCTACGAGTACCGGGCCGACCCGGCGGCCCGGCCCGCGATCGCGCCGTACGAGCAGGCGTTCCGGCAGATCGGCGACCGCTCGGCCTGGTTCACCCTACTCGCGCCGCACCGGGTCGACCTGTGCACCCAGTTCGGCCGGCACCCGTTCGACGCCCGGCCGGTGCCGGTGCTGCACTGCGTCGGCTGGTACGACAACATCGTCCGCGCCCACCTCGCCGACTACCTGGAACTCGCCGCCCGCCCCGAGTGGGACGCCGTGCAGTACCTGTGGGCCGGGGCCGTCGACCACGAGAACTACCGGCTGGCGCTGGCCCCCGTCGCCCCGCCGGACGACCACGCCGAGGACGAGCGGGCCCTGGAGCGGATGCTCGACGACTACCTCGGCCCGGCCCTCGACTTCCTCGACGTGTTCCTCCAGGGCAGCCGGAACGCCGATGAACTCCCCAAGGTCGCCTGGGAGTTGGGCCACGCCGGCTGGCGCACCGCCGACACCTGGCCGCCGCCCGGAACCCGCCCGCTCACCCTGCACCTGGACGGCGCCCACCTGGCCGCCGGCCCGCTGCCCGGCGGCGCGCTGACGGCCCGCCCGCCCCGGGAACAGCGGTGCGCCCGCTGGACGCACGACCCGGACGCCCCCGTCCCGTCCCTGGTCGAGAACTCCTTCGCCTACCTGCACACCCACCCCGACCTGGCCGCCCCCGCCGCCCGCCCCGACGTGCTGGCCTTCACCGGCGAGGCGCTGGCCGAACCGCTCGACCTGGCCGGGCCGGTCGAGGCCGAGCTGCACGTGGACGGCGAGGCCCCCGTGTTCGACGTGTTCGCCAAACTCGCCGACCTCGCCCCCGACGGCACCGCCCGGCTGATCGTCCGCGGCCAGGTGCAGGCCACCGCCGCCGGACCGGTGCACATCGACCTCGCGCACACCGGCTACCGGGTCCGCGCCGGACACCGGCTGCTGCTGCTGGTCGCCGCCTCCGACTTCCCGCTCTTCCTGCCCGCCACCGGCACCGGCGACAACCCGTGGACCGCCACCGAGGCCCGCCCCGTCGTCCAGCGCCTGCACACCGGCGGCCCCCGGCCCTCCCGGCTGACCGTCACCGTCCTGCCCACGAGCGCCGGTTGACGCCCGCCCCAGCCCGCCCCCGTCCGCCCCCGTCCGCCGGCACCCGCCGACACCCCCGACCACCGACCCCCACAGGAGCACCCCCTCATGCACGCTCCCCGCGCCGCCGCCGCCCGCAGAGCCGAGCCCCGCAGAGCCGAGCCCCGCGCAGCCGCGACCCGCAGAACCGCCCTCCTCGCCCTGGCCTGCGCCCTCGCGCTGACCGCCTGCGGCTCGGCCGGCGCCCCCGGCGGCGGCAGGCCCGCCGAACTCACCGAGTTCACCCCCGCCGCCACCGGCCGGGTCGACCACGCCGCCTGGAACCTGCCCACCGGCGAACCGCTCAGCCTCGACCCCGCCAAGGCCGGCGACTACGCGCCCAGCACCGTGGTCTCCAACCTGTGCGACCCACTGCTGCGCCTGCACGCCGACTACACCTACGGCCCCGGCCTGGCCACCGGCTGGACCTGGAGCGACCCCACCACCCTGGTGCTCGACCTGCGCGCGGACGTGACGTTCTGGGACGGCAACCCGATGACCTCCGCCGACGTGGTCGCCAGCCTCAAGCGCCAGCAGGACCCGGCCACCCGCAGCGTCAACGCCGACGCCCTGCGCAACGTCACCGCGATCACCGCCGACGGGCCGCACCGCGTCACCGTCCGCTTCAAGCAGCCCGACCAGCTGTTTGTCAAAGCGCTCACCAACGGCTTCGGCGCCGTCAGCGAGGCGAGCTACCTGGCCACCGCGGGCGCCGACTACGGCACCCCCGGCGGCGGACTGATGTGCACCGGCCCCTACCGGCTGGGGCAGTGGAAGGCCGGCGAGTCGATCGGCATCACCAGCACCGGCACCTACTGGGACCCCGCCCTGCAGCCCAAGGTCGGGGAACTGACCTTCCGCTTCATCACCGACGGCTCCACCCTCACCGGCGCCCTGCTCTCCGGCGAGGTCGACGGCTCCTACGAGGTCAACACCGCCACCGCCCGCGCCGTCGCCCGCTCCACCGCCGGCACCCTCTACCGCGGCGCCTCCGCGCAGACCGTCTTCCTCACCCCCACCGGCCCCGACTCCCCGCTCGCCGACCCGCACACCGTCCAGGCCCTGCAACTGCTGCTCGACCGCGACGCCCTGATCCGCAACGTGTACGACGGCGCCGCCCAGAAGCTCAAGACCTTCGTGCCCGCGCTGGTCCGCGCCCACGACCCCGCCGCCGCGACCTACGCCCGGGGCTACGACGCCCTGCCGCCCGTCCCCGCCGTCGACCTCGACCGGGCCCGCGCCGCCATCGCCCAGTCCGCCAACCCCCGCTACAGCCTCACCGTCGCCACCGCCGCCGGCGACCAGCAGTCCCTCCAGACGCTCACCTTCCTCCAGGACGCCGCCCGCCGGATCGGCCTGGACATCCGGATCGAACAGCTCCAACCCACCCAGCTCTCCGGCCTGTTCTACGACCCGGCGCTGCGCCGGGGCCTGGACGCCGTGATCGTGCTCGGCTACGTCGAACTGCCCGACCCGGCCTCCTACGTCCAGCAGATGACCGATCCCGGCTCGCTGTTCAACTGGGTCGGCTACCGCAACGACACCGTCACCGCCGCCCTCGCCGAGGCCCGCGCCGCCACCGACCCCGCCCGGGCCGCCGACGCCTTCAACCGGGCCCAGGCCGCGTTCGTCCA
This is a stretch of genomic DNA from Kitasatospora fiedleri. It encodes these proteins:
- a CDS encoding tyrosine-type recombinase/integrase, producing the protein MSGTTVLTEKWPVLGRHEQAAVWLQTWTDLGRAPRTIDAYARGLAEYLLMCERENVDPVTANCAHIAVYVRELTSRPHRRGANVVAIDSGAGLANATIQQRLVPVRLFYDFLMEEGLRESNPVGRGRYTPGRQRGGQQRGLVPRLTKLPWIPSEQQWLGILQVAREEPVRNRVMLALAYDSALRREELCSLRTDDLDPAHRTLRVRAETTKNRLERVVPYSASTGVLMSAYLAHRATVSRARGPLFLSAFRRNHGQPLTLWTWSKVVRRIALAAGVPRFSTHTTRHLCLTDLARMGWELHAIATFAGHRNTDSTLQYVHLSGRDLADKLARGMEHIHAWRIQMLTSADGTTAEVSR
- a CDS encoding amidase; this translates as MDNHSLSTRPWQLTAVEAAAAIRDRSLSATELVRSCLDRVEAVNPTVNALADLRPEESLAAAREADRRTAAGEDLGPLHGVPVSTKINTDQRGFASSHGVAALAGTPAAEDAACVAALRGAGAVFLGRSNAPAFSYRWFSTNDLHGRTLNPWAPDRTPGGSSGGAAAGLAAGMTPLAQGNDIGGSIRYPAACCGVVGIRPTVGRVSNWAAPVFVDTPAGRQQLVMPLTVQSCAVEGPLARTVADARLALRVMTTPDLRDPVGVPALPERPAPGTLPAVAVVRSIGTVPNHPAVERAIDAAVGKLTEAGYRVEELDGLPLLAEAARLWSLLIYEDFRPTMPLVDRVGDPGVRTSLAYSFAAAAAEWGEAPALGTYIHGWSRRAALITELQQLLGRERLLLTPVSAEPPFEQDADLASPERAAALVAAQWPMAAVPILGFPAATVPAALVDGLPMSVQLIGGRFEEELVLDAAQAVEDRTPRLTPAL
- a CDS encoding TetR/AcrR family transcriptional regulator, giving the protein MPIEVDQEDRLARIADATIEVARTRGVRAVTIRAVAQELGGSTAMITNYLPTRSALIANALRHAERHWAGETEALLAGHSSPDRLLALAEWMCTTERDDEVMRRLLAEIVSEGDGSDAAVLVAELARDHRAALDPLLAEAGITDPGAADLLHLLFRGYWLSTLEDPAHWPAPRGANAARTAVRLLTGRA
- a CDS encoding ISL3 family transposase, with product MHGSYQRFPADLLLAGRRVVLRLRVRRFTCEDVCCGRRTFVEQVAGLTRRHSQRTERLRSVLAEVGLALAGRAGARLADVFGAKVSRNTVLRLVDALPEPPPQVPRVVGVDEYAMRKGCIYGTVLVDVETRRPVDLLPDREAGTVAAWLAERPGIEVVCRDRAPFFAEGARTGAPTAVQVADRLHLWRNLGEAAERCVSRHRSCLRATFSASEPELAAAPAESGSPWPTGHRFADRTRAKHATVHALLAAGHSRRSIQRQLGMTYGTVQRLADAARPEDLFHGQWQNRRTKLDDFKTHLHDRWAEGCTNAWTLWEEIKEHGYTGGYGAVRAYLQPFRTSPTAPAARPPSPRTVTGWILTHPDTLPEGERLKLKSVVAGCPELDALAGHVRTFGQMLTQLQGDQLPQWIKAVRADDLPSLHAFVNGLERDLAAVTAGLTLPWSSGVVEGHVNRIILWNQLCQAADVIRWLTGSAVWPPLEQRPLQPGVDRLHLDSR
- a CDS encoding CocE/NonD family hydrolase, with amino-acid sequence MPSPEHPPLAIERIVPAPVPSQARQHLVRVRDGVRLATDVYLPQDGGPQWPTVLIRLPYDKNSRYVFTDRIAARLTARGYAVAVQDVRGKFRSEGGTLPFVHESADGYDTIEWTTRQDWSDGRVGMFGDSYYGFTQWAAVAAGHPALRAVVPRVTTADFSAMFRHGGRELPPPPWREGVTYFAHHWVGRDTYEYRADPAARPAIAPYEQAFRQIGDRSAWFTLLAPHRVDLCTQFGRHPFDARPVPVLHCVGWYDNIVRAHLADYLELAARPEWDAVQYLWAGAVDHENYRLALAPVAPPDDHAEDERALERMLDDYLGPALDFLDVFLQGSRNADELPKVAWELGHAGWRTADTWPPPGTRPLTLHLDGAHLAAGPLPGGALTARPPREQRCARWTHDPDAPVPSLVENSFAYLHTHPDLAAPAARPDVLAFTGEALAEPLDLAGPVEAELHVDGEAPVFDVFAKLADLAPDGTARLIVRGQVQATAAGPVHIDLAHTGYRVRAGHRLLLLVAASDFPLFLPATGTGDNPWTATEARPVVQRLHTGGPRPSRLTVTVLPTSAG
- a CDS encoding site-specific integrase, which gives rise to MLCRKAGVPAADVRGNITSHRARSTIASQLYNAKEPMTLFELQAWLGRRSPQSTQYYAKITPNTLSKAYSEAGYFERNVRTIEVLVDRDAVASGAAAAGEPWQHYDLGHGYCSYTFFEQCQHRMACARCDFYTPKASSKGQLLEAKENLQKMLVAIPLTDDERAAVDDGQAALDQLLERLANAPTPAGPTPRQIGVPATATLLPVVNVTARPRECGPGGQC